Proteins from a genomic interval of Saccopteryx leptura isolate mSacLep1 chromosome 13, mSacLep1_pri_phased_curated, whole genome shotgun sequence:
- the LOC136384442 gene encoding stabilizer of axonemal microtubules 2-like, whose product MGIPERAPIKCCTRRPRQSFKPSPVVKRPTVPFNSDTSHRLDYVPYQLESKAAQPKEVYRPTDHPFEALTTQRCAFQGLAGETTKICRPAHTRVTQNVPFEGSTETHESFQPWEIPPPEVKKAQEYVRPAGTMPLHSTSHLDYIPYQATRVLPIRPVSHRRNNRFPFQGTSTTREDFPAWESCRRGLIKNQQQIPNPSGKFDGLSTFRSHYVPHELVATESCKPLNVPLQSSSPFDDVTMYSTEYALKKQELCPASYPSPPGYVFEHTNSRGHKFFRKAPPP is encoded by the exons ATGGGAATCCCGGAGCGAGCCCCCATaaaatgttgcactcgccgg CCTAGGCAAAGCTTCAAGCCCAGCCCTGTGGTCAAACGTCCCACAGTCCCTTTTAATAGTGATACGAGCCATCGCCTAGATTATGTACCTTACCAGCTAGAATCCAAGGCTGCTCAGCCAAAAGAAGTCTACAGACCGACCGACCACCCCTTTGAGGCTCTCACAACCCAGCGGTGTGCCTTTCAGGGTCTTGCAGGTGAAACCACAAAAATCTGCCGACCGGCACACACCAGAGTGACCCAAAATGTTCCGTTTGAAGGAAGCACTGAAACCCATGAAAGTTTTCAACCTTGGGAAATCCCACCCCCGGAAGTCAAGAAAGCACAAGAGTATGTCCGCCCCGCAGGGACCATGCCGTTACACAGCACAAGCCATCTGGATTACATTCCCTATCAGGCCACGCGCGTCCTCCCCATCAGGCCTGTGTCTCACAGAAGAAACAACAGGTTTCCTTTCCAAGGAACAAGCACCACGAGGGAAGATTTTCCAGCGTGGGAAAGTTGTCGTCGAGGACTCATTAAAAATCAGCAGCAGATTCCCAACCCATCTGGGAAGTTCGACGGTCTGAGCACTTTCAGATCTCACTATGTGCCACACGAACTGGTTGCAACGGAGAGTTGTAAGCCTTTAAATGTTCCCCTTCAGAGTTCCAGCCCATTCGATGACGTAACCATGTACTCTACCGAGTATGCGCTGAAAAAACAGGAGCTCTGCCCGGCCAGCTACCCCTCTCCCCCAGGTTACGTCTTTGAACACACAAATTCCCGAGGTCATAAATTCTTCCGCAAGGCCCCGCCCCCCTGA